Proteins encoded in a region of the Rickettsia tillamookensis genome:
- a CDS encoding M48 family metallopeptidase, which produces MEDFITLTKYGEPQNVIVRRSSKAKNIAIRITPKGAELVLPLKVKLEKGHNFLLSKEYWVRQKLRRKVTVIPKDEDKISILGKSYEIIHIDSSKNQIKLNDSTLEVCCNMVLKKLSIEIFLKKKLLAEIKIIVENISKKHNLTYSNIRIMENISRWGSCCSKGNLAFNWRIVFAPFEVLKYLVAHEMAHLKEMNHSENFWQLVEDIYPQYQPAKLWLKRNGKNLYNYLS; this is translated from the coding sequence ATGGAAGATTTTATTACCCTTACCAAATACGGCGAACCTCAAAATGTTATAGTAAGAAGGAGTAGCAAAGCTAAAAATATAGCCATCCGAATTACGCCTAAGGGAGCGGAGCTTGTATTACCTCTTAAGGTAAAGCTAGAGAAAGGTCATAATTTTCTGTTAAGTAAAGAATATTGGGTTAGGCAAAAATTACGCCGTAAAGTAACTGTGATACCAAAGGATGAAGATAAGATTTCTATTTTGGGTAAATCTTATGAAATAATACATATTGATTCGTCTAAAAATCAGATAAAACTAAATGATTCTACGTTAGAAGTGTGCTGCAATATGGTACTAAAAAAACTTAGTATAGAAATATTCCTTAAAAAGAAATTATTAGCAGAAATAAAAATAATAGTAGAGAATATATCCAAAAAACATAATTTGACCTATTCTAATATTAGAATAATGGAAAATATTAGCCGTTGGGGGAGTTGTTGCAGTAAAGGGAATCTTGCTTTTAATTGGCGGATAGTTTTTGCCCCCTTTGAAGTATTGAAATACTTAGTAGCTCATGAAATGGCACATTTAAAAGAAATGAACCATAGTGAAAATTTTTGGCAGCTAGTTGAGGATATATATCCTCAGTACCAACCGGCAAAATTATGGCTAAAAAGAAACGGTAAAAATTTATATAATTATTTGTCATGA
- a CDS encoding type II toxin-antitoxin system Phd/YefM family antitoxin: protein MNHLVTNEESKYINKLIDEVTLYHQPTLIKGKRNNAILISEEDWEDIQETLLVSSNKKLSESLLKGKNTPYSECSTKLD from the coding sequence ATGAATCATTTAGTTACAAATGAAGAATCTAAATATATAAATAAGCTAATTGATGAAGTTACGCTATATCATCAACCAACTTTAATAAAAGGAAAAAGGAATAATGCTATATTAATTTCTGAAGAAGATTGGGAAGATATACAAGAAACTTTACTAGTATCATCAAATAAAAAATTAAGTGAGTCTTTACTTAAAGGCAAAAATACCCCTTATTCTGAGTGTAGTACAAAATTAGATTAG
- a CDS encoding Txe/YoeB family addiction module toxin — translation MYTLYYTHDAKKDFKKIIKSNHKEICLQFLDLIAQNPFQTPPPYKKLLGVHSGMYSRRINIQHRLFYEVDEKNKRIKVLKMWNHYYDN, via the coding sequence GTGTATACCTTATATTATACGCATGATGCGAAAAAAGATTTTAAGAAAATTATAAAATCAAATCATAAAGAGATTTGCTTACAGTTTTTGGATTTAATAGCTCAAAATCCTTTTCAAACTCCACCTCCATATAAAAAGCTTTTAGGCGTACATTCAGGGATGTATTCACGAAGAATTAATATACAACATAGATTATTTTATGAAGTTGATGAAAAAAATAAAAGAATAAAAGTATTAAAAATGTGGAATCATTATTATGATAATTAA
- the thyX gene encoding FAD-dependent thymidylate synthase: MHNTTKRVTVPALEEILYEPIKVLDHGFIRVIDYMGDDSAIVQAARVSYGKGTKQLNQDKGLINYLLRHYHTTPFEMCDIKFHIKLPIFIARQWIRHRTASVNEYSARYSILGNEFYLPEPANIASQSAVNKQCRESDSLPKEVAEKVLAILEEDARQCYGHYKELMNADEEGNIIDENTTGIARELARMNLTLNYYTEWYWKINLHNLLHFLRLRADPHAQYEIRVYAEKMLEIVKAWVPFTYEAFEEYRLQGANISRKGLDVIKRMIKGEKVTHETSGMTKREWEELMKIFG, from the coding sequence ATGCACAACACCACAAAAAGAGTAACAGTCCCGGCACTTGAAGAAATCTTATACGAGCCTATAAAAGTCTTAGATCACGGATTTATTAGAGTTATCGACTATATGGGTGATGATAGTGCTATAGTACAAGCAGCTCGTGTTTCTTACGGTAAGGGTACGAAGCAGTTAAACCAAGATAAAGGGCTGATAAATTATTTGCTTCGTCATTATCATACTACCCCTTTTGAGATGTGTGACATTAAGTTTCACATTAAGCTACCGATATTTATTGCAAGGCAATGGATTAGGCACAGAACAGCTAGCGTTAACGAATATTCGGCAAGATATTCTATTTTAGGCAATGAATTTTATTTACCCGAACCAGCAAATATTGCTTCTCAATCTGCCGTAAATAAACAATGTAGGGAAAGTGATAGCTTGCCGAAAGAAGTGGCTGAAAAGGTCCTTGCTATTTTAGAGGAAGATGCTAGACAGTGCTACGGGCATTATAAGGAGCTGATGAATGCTGATGAAGAGGGTAATATTATAGATGAGAATACCACGGGGATAGCAAGAGAGCTTGCCCGTATGAATTTAACTTTAAATTATTATACGGAGTGGTATTGGAAAATTAATTTGCATAATTTACTTCATTTTTTAAGGTTGCGTGCCGACCCTCATGCTCAATATGAAATTAGAGTTTATGCCGAAAAAATGCTTGAAATAGTCAAAGCGTGGGTTCCTTTTACTTACGAAGCTTTTGAGGAATATCGTTTGCAGGGAGCAAATATTTCACGTAAAGGTTTAGACGTAATAAAAAGAATGATAAAAGGTGAAAAAGTTACCCATGAGACTAGCGGTATGACTAAGAGAGAATGGGAAGAATTGATGAAGATTTTTGGGTGA
- the tolB gene encoding Tol-Pal system beta propeller repeat protein TolB — MKNIIYFILSLLFSFKGYALETINIEHGRADPTPIAVNKFDADSSTDNVVGHDVVKVISNDLKLSGLFRPISSASFIEEKTGIEYKPLFAAWRQINASLLVNGEVKKLESGKLKISFILWDTLLEKQLAGEILEVPENLWRRAAHKIADKIYEKITGDAGYFDTKIVYVSESSSLPKIKRIALMDYDGANNKYLTNGKSLVLTPRFARSADKIFYVSYATKRRALVYEKDLKTGKESVVGDFSGISFAPRFSPDGRKAVMSIAKNGSTHIYEIDLATKRLHKLTDGFGINTSPSYSPDGKKIVYNSDRNGVPQLYIMNSDGSDVQRISFGGGSYAAPSWSPRGDYIAFTKIIRGAEGKTFNIGVMKAAPQDDENSERIITSGYLVESPCWSPNGRVIMFAKGWPSRAKAPGKNKIFAIDLTGHNEREIITPADASDPEWSNILN, encoded by the coding sequence GTGAAAAATATTATATATTTTATACTATCACTATTATTTAGTTTTAAGGGTTATGCACTTGAAACAATAAATATTGAGCATGGGCGAGCTGATCCGACGCCCATAGCAGTCAATAAATTTGATGCCGATAGCTCTACTGATAATGTAGTAGGTCACGATGTGGTGAAAGTTATCTCTAATGATTTAAAGCTTTCTGGGTTATTTCGTCCTATTTCCTCTGCATCTTTTATAGAAGAGAAGACAGGAATAGAATATAAACCGCTTTTTGCTGCATGGCGTCAAATTAATGCTAGCCTTTTAGTAAACGGTGAAGTTAAAAAACTAGAAAGCGGTAAACTTAAAATTAGCTTTATATTATGGGATACATTGCTTGAAAAACAGCTTGCCGGCGAAATTCTTGAAGTACCGGAAAATCTATGGCGAAGAGCAGCACATAAAATTGCCGATAAAATTTATGAAAAAATTACCGGTGATGCCGGTTATTTTGATACTAAAATAGTGTATGTATCAGAAAGTAGTTCTTTACCGAAAATAAAAAGAATTGCTTTGATGGATTATGACGGAGCTAATAATAAATACCTTACCAATGGAAAGTCACTAGTATTAACACCAAGATTTGCTCGTTCAGCGGATAAGATTTTTTATGTTTCATACGCAACTAAAAGAAGAGCTCTTGTTTATGAAAAAGATTTAAAAACAGGCAAAGAAAGCGTAGTAGGTGATTTTTCCGGTATATCTTTTGCCCCTAGATTCTCACCGGACGGTAGAAAAGCCGTAATGTCGATAGCTAAAAACGGCTCAACTCATATTTACGAAATCGACCTTGCTACTAAACGTCTTCATAAATTAACTGACGGTTTCGGTATTAATACCTCTCCTAGCTATTCACCGGACGGTAAAAAAATTGTGTATAATTCTGATAGAAACGGTGTTCCTCAATTATATATCATGAATTCGGACGGAAGCGATGTTCAGCGTATTAGTTTCGGTGGCGGTTCTTACGCTGCCCCTAGCTGGTCGCCTAGAGGAGACTATATAGCATTTACTAAGATTATTAGAGGAGCTGAAGGAAAAACCTTTAATATCGGGGTTATGAAAGCAGCCCCTCAAGATGATGAGAATAGCGAAAGGATAATAACAAGCGGGTATTTAGTTGAAAGCCCTTGTTGGTCGCCTAACGGACGAGTTATTATGTTTGCTAAAGGTTGGCCGTCGAGAGCTAAAGCTCCGGGGAAAAACAAAATTTTTGCAATTGACCTAACAGGTCATAATGAAAGAGAAATTATAACACCGGCAGATGCTTCCGATCCTGAATGGTCAAATATATTGAATTGA
- a CDS encoding ankyrin repeat domain-containing protein: MAYQTGINFSTNNNRSLVKPDNNYDFALIKAVERNNPIDFTNIFLRITEVSLNEYEKPEPFLDLLDKNGKSLIMIAVENAITNPEYIEGILTTLINFEYQTNILDATNRTPLHVAAAAGNKVIVEKLLATGMLNIDKHIPDSGINYGSALFAAIKKGHLEIAELLLTKGVNINIQLFPIEALIKNGDIEALNYFIKLSENNVSVISNKTPIIKSSDFDKFSNNFKENFWVNNTLKIAAQSEQPIVFEFLIEQFITNHYTLALKSAIYHEQKVRSMIFDCLQKDENLLKILLQKGEVVELLFEAFVNDKNTPSNKLETILNYNPELLGEENSKKFIQKYSNKEFDDKSKIEVLIKTMVSNTAKLGNTSEFDNLLSIESNEFSKSIKKQILEYSSLELAVQHNNFSIIDAIVKHILVHSDVKAVKNLLHLATSNMKKHVFNEKIMQENNFQKFSEYFKGKLESGELLTTILKSDRENNLEGVKVLVKHGTPIEAKHFELAAKDLKTFICLSKNATAGIVTSEVINTAKQKYISSIKPQFEKCKDIKTVSDFSNYVIELAQYFDPNTTDTYGTLEKQAQYEDMAFLGLLGKESLY; encoded by the coding sequence ATGGCATACCAAACAGGAATTAATTTCAGCACTAATAATAATCGTTCATTAGTAAAACCCGACAATAATTATGATTTTGCTCTTATTAAGGCGGTAGAACGGAATAACCCTATAGACTTTACTAATATATTTTTGAGAATAACTGAAGTTTCACTGAATGAATACGAAAAACCGGAACCATTTCTTGACTTACTTGATAAAAATGGAAAAAGTTTGATAATGATTGCTGTTGAGAACGCAATAACTAATCCTGAATATATAGAAGGTATACTTACGACTCTAATAAATTTTGAATACCAAACAAACATCTTAGATGCTACTAACCGCACTCCTTTACACGTAGCTGCTGCTGCCGGTAATAAGGTAATTGTGGAAAAACTACTTGCTACAGGAATGCTTAATATTGATAAACATATACCTGATAGCGGTATTAATTATGGCAGTGCCTTATTTGCTGCTATAAAAAAAGGACATTTAGAAATAGCAGAATTATTACTGACAAAAGGAGTGAATATTAATATTCAGCTTTTTCCTATCGAAGCTTTAATAAAAAACGGTGATATAGAAGCATTAAATTACTTCATCAAATTATCCGAAAATAATGTTTCAGTAATTAGTAATAAGACTCCAATAATAAAATCTTCTGATTTTGATAAATTTTCTAATAATTTTAAGGAAAATTTTTGGGTCAATAATACGTTAAAAATTGCTGCTCAAAGTGAGCAACCAATTGTTTTTGAGTTTTTGATTGAACAATTTATTACTAACCATTACACGCTAGCCCTCAAATCAGCAATATATCATGAGCAAAAAGTAAGATCGATGATTTTCGATTGTTTACAAAAAGATGAAAATTTATTAAAAATTTTGCTTCAAAAAGGTGAAGTTGTAGAATTGTTATTCGAAGCTTTCGTTAATGATAAAAATACCCCATCAAATAAACTGGAAACAATTCTAAATTATAATCCGGAATTATTAGGCGAAGAAAATTCTAAAAAATTTATACAAAAATATTCTAATAAGGAGTTTGATGATAAGAGTAAAATTGAAGTTTTAATTAAAACGATGGTATCTAACACTGCAAAACTTGGTAATACTTCTGAGTTTGATAATTTATTAAGCATAGAATCAAACGAATTTTCTAAATCAATTAAAAAGCAAATACTAGAATATTCATCTTTAGAGCTTGCCGTTCAACATAATAATTTTTCTATAATTGATGCCATAGTGAAGCATATTTTAGTGCATAGCGATGTAAAAGCAGTTAAAAATTTATTACACCTTGCTACTAGCAATATGAAAAAGCATGTTTTTAACGAAAAAATTATGCAAGAAAATAACTTTCAAAAATTTTCTGAATATTTCAAAGGGAAATTAGAAAGCGGTGAATTATTAACGACTATCCTCAAAAGCGATAGAGAAAATAACCTTGAGGGAGTTAAAGTTCTAGTTAAACATGGAACACCTATTGAAGCTAAGCATTTTGAGTTAGCGGCAAAAGATCTAAAAACTTTTATATGTTTAAGCAAGAATGCTACGGCAGGTATCGTAACATCAGAAGTTATTAATACTGCAAAGCAAAAATATATTAGTTCTATAAAACCTCAATTTGAAAAATGTAAAGACATTAAAACAGTTAGTGATTTTTCAAATTATGTAATAGAACTAGCTCAATATTTTGATCCCAATACTACTGATACTTATGGTACTTTAGAAAAGCAAGCACAATATGAGGACATGGCCTTTTTAGGTTTATTGGGAAAAGAATCGCTGTACTGA
- the rpoH gene encoding RNA polymerase sigma factor RpoH, which yields MTNNINALAISSESGFYSYLQKINKIPSLTQEEEFLLAKSYLEENDLQAAHKLVTSHLKLVAKIASGYRTYGLPITELVSEGNIGLMQAVKKFNPELGFRLSTYAMWWIKAAIQEYILKSWSLVKMGTTAAQKKLFFSLNKVKHKITNLYSRAITTDDFAQIADELGVSVNEVSEMNTRISGPDLSLNNPINSEDAESGELIELLPETRPTPETMAINKQDSTGKRKLLSNAMKILNDRELRIFTERKLTDTPKTLDILSNEYNISKERIRQIENTAFEKIKKFILNHSREVA from the coding sequence ATGACTAATAATATTAATGCATTAGCAATCTCTAGCGAATCAGGATTTTATAGCTACTTACAGAAAATCAATAAAATTCCTTCACTTACGCAAGAAGAAGAATTTTTATTAGCGAAATCCTATTTAGAAGAGAATGATTTACAAGCTGCACATAAATTAGTAACGAGCCACCTTAAACTTGTTGCAAAAATTGCAAGCGGCTATAGGACTTACGGTCTTCCTATTACCGAATTGGTTTCAGAAGGTAATATAGGTTTAATGCAGGCAGTAAAAAAATTCAATCCCGAACTTGGTTTCCGCCTATCAACATATGCGATGTGGTGGATTAAAGCAGCCATACAAGAATATATATTAAAATCTTGGTCATTAGTAAAGATGGGAACAACGGCTGCACAAAAAAAATTATTTTTTAGTCTTAATAAAGTTAAGCATAAAATTACTAATTTATACTCAAGAGCTATTACTACCGATGATTTTGCACAAATAGCAGATGAGTTAGGTGTTTCGGTTAATGAAGTTTCCGAGATGAATACTAGAATTTCAGGTCCTGATTTATCGTTAAATAACCCTATAAATAGCGAGGATGCAGAATCGGGAGAATTAATAGAATTATTACCGGAAACACGCCCTACCCCCGAAACTATGGCTATTAATAAGCAAGACTCTACCGGTAAAAGGAAGTTACTATCAAATGCCATGAAGATTTTAAATGATAGAGAACTTCGTATTTTTACAGAACGTAAATTAACAGATACTCCTAAAACTCTAGATATTCTAAGCAATGAGTATAATATTTCTAAGGAACGTATTAGACAAATAGAGAATACGGCTTTTGAAAAAATAAAAAAGTTTATCTTAAACCATAGTAGAGAAGTAGCTTAA
- a CDS encoding cytochrome c oxidase assembly protein: MSKKSNKNLAFSLLGLIISMVLLSFASVPIYNLFCKVTGYGGTTAKETVSVYSRVKGTKPIIIEFDANVDKDLPWRFIPRQQRVQIVPGQNTLVFYETENLSNNDIIGTSVYNVTPNKAGKYFVKIHCFCFEEQLLKAGEKVLMPVTFYIDKDFELDPEMQDIKVLTLSYSFFKVRELYTR, translated from the coding sequence ATGTCTAAAAAATCCAATAAAAATTTAGCCTTTTCCTTGCTGGGATTAATAATTAGTATGGTGTTACTAAGTTTTGCTTCCGTACCTATCTATAACTTATTTTGTAAAGTTACAGGCTATGGCGGTACTACTGCAAAAGAAACGGTGAGTGTATATTCTAGAGTAAAAGGTACTAAACCTATAATTATTGAGTTTGATGCTAATGTTGATAAAGATTTACCTTGGCGGTTTATTCCAAGGCAGCAAAGAGTGCAAATTGTTCCGGGTCAGAATACTCTAGTGTTTTATGAAACGGAAAATCTAAGCAATAACGATATAATAGGTACTTCCGTATATAATGTTACTCCAAATAAAGCGGGAAAATATTTCGTAAAAATTCATTGTTTTTGTTTTGAAGAACAATTATTAAAAGCCGGCGAAAAAGTTTTAATGCCGGTTACATTTTATATAGATAAGGATTTTGAGCTTGACCCTGAAATGCAAGACATTAAAGTACTTACTTTATCTTATAGCTTCTTTAAAGTAAGAGAGCTATATACTCGCTGA
- the mnmA gene encoding tRNA 2-thiouridine(34) synthase MnmA yields the protein MINLGDKQSTIVVAMSGGVDSSAVAAMLHEQGHNVIGITLQLYDHGMAVGKKNACCAGQDIYDAKMVANKLGIPHYVLDYESKFKESVIDNFVDSYLQGETPLPCVQCNKSVKFRDLIKTARELGADKLATGHYVRKVNGDSGAELHTGLDPAKDQSYFLFTTTKEQLEYLSFPLGGLTKDETRRLASKFGLEVADKPDSQDICFVVDGNYKSVINKIRPGASESGKIIHVNGFELGEHSGIINYTIGQRRGLGIAYNEPLYVVKIDPNNNIVYVGPESALHVQEFIIKDVNWLADEIKDNEKLEVEVKIRSTRPPRLAEISKLDDDKMKVKFLSEEKAVAPGQACVIYAGERVLGGGWITRDIR from the coding sequence ATGATTAATTTAGGGGATAAGCAGTCTACTATAGTTGTTGCAATGTCAGGCGGAGTTGATAGTTCGGCAGTTGCCGCAATGTTGCATGAGCAGGGACATAATGTTATAGGTATTACCTTGCAGCTATATGATCACGGTATGGCAGTAGGCAAAAAAAATGCCTGTTGTGCCGGTCAGGATATTTACGATGCTAAAATGGTAGCAAATAAGCTAGGTATTCCCCATTATGTACTTGATTATGAGAGCAAATTTAAAGAGTCGGTAATAGATAATTTTGTTGATAGCTATCTACAGGGTGAAACCCCGCTTCCATGCGTGCAATGTAATAAATCGGTGAAGTTCAGGGATCTAATTAAAACGGCTAGAGAGCTTGGAGCAGATAAGCTTGCTACAGGTCATTACGTGCGAAAAGTAAACGGTGATAGTGGAGCAGAGTTGCATACGGGACTTGATCCGGCAAAAGATCAGAGTTATTTTTTGTTCACTACTACTAAAGAGCAATTAGAATATTTAAGCTTTCCTCTTGGGGGGCTTACTAAGGATGAAACACGTAGGCTTGCTAGTAAATTCGGTCTTGAGGTAGCAGATAAACCCGATAGCCAGGATATTTGTTTTGTAGTTGACGGAAATTATAAGAGCGTAATAAATAAAATACGTCCGGGAGCAAGTGAAAGCGGCAAAATTATTCATGTAAACGGGTTTGAGCTAGGAGAGCATAGCGGCATAATTAATTACACTATAGGACAACGTCGTGGGCTTGGTATAGCTTATAACGAGCCTTTATATGTAGTAAAGATTGATCCTAATAATAATATAGTATATGTAGGACCGGAGTCTGCATTACATGTGCAGGAATTTATAATTAAAGACGTGAATTGGCTTGCTGATGAGATTAAAGATAATGAAAAGCTAGAAGTAGAAGTTAAAATTCGTTCGACAAGACCGCCTCGTTTAGCCGAAATAAGCAAACTCGATGATGATAAAATGAAAGTAAAATTTTTATCCGAAGAAAAAGCTGTTGCCCCTGGGCAAGCATGCGTTATTTATGCTGGCGAAAGAGTACTCGGCGGCGGATGGATTACTAGGGATATAAGGTAG
- a CDS encoding amino acid permease encodes MSFLRKKSFESVKEIGSSSGLSKTLGAFDLILLGLGAMIGTGVFVVTGIIAAKYSGPAVMLSYAIAGITCIFVALVYTELAAMLPTSGSIYTYSYVAFGEVFAWMIGSFIILELGVAAGIVAAGWSGYVQGILAAGGINLPKELTTVPTNGGIINLPAFLISVFIGFILFLGTKDSKRLNAILVFIKMAAIFVFILAAAPHFDATNWSNFIPFGFSNVLVGASILFLAFTGFGTIATAAEECKNPKRDIMIGIIGSLVLTTIVYVTMAGLVTGIAPFDQLNNDQPLAYALTINNSKIGSAIVATGAVCGMMTVLMMNIYGTSRIFYAIARDGLLPKSFAKLHPKYDSPYITIIIFASLAAILGGFCSTELLTQLTSMGALIDYITVTIIVVLFRVKLPDAQRPFRCPLVFIIVPFILIACAYLLFIQIYDGEFNLLTAGRALIYWFITIFVLYIIRSFFMKKEQN; translated from the coding sequence ATGAGTTTTTTAAGGAAGAAAAGTTTTGAATCAGTAAAAGAAATAGGTAGCTCAAGCGGTCTTAGCAAGACACTTGGAGCATTCGATTTAATATTACTGGGTCTTGGTGCAATGATTGGTACCGGCGTATTCGTTGTTACCGGTATAATTGCTGCTAAATATTCAGGACCTGCAGTAATGTTATCTTATGCGATTGCAGGTATTACCTGTATTTTTGTGGCACTTGTTTATACCGAGCTTGCTGCAATGCTTCCGACTTCGGGAAGTATTTATACTTATTCCTATGTTGCATTCGGCGAAGTATTTGCTTGGATGATAGGTAGCTTTATAATATTAGAACTCGGTGTTGCTGCAGGAATAGTAGCTGCGGGCTGGTCGGGTTACGTACAAGGAATATTAGCGGCAGGCGGAATTAATTTACCGAAAGAATTAACTACCGTACCGACAAACGGCGGTATAATAAATTTACCGGCATTTTTAATCTCGGTGTTTATTGGATTTATTTTATTTTTAGGTACTAAGGATAGTAAGCGACTAAATGCAATTTTAGTTTTCATAAAAATGGCTGCAATATTTGTATTTATACTCGCTGCTGCTCCGCATTTCGATGCTACTAATTGGAGTAATTTTATACCATTCGGTTTTAGTAATGTTTTAGTAGGTGCATCTATTTTATTCTTAGCTTTTACGGGCTTTGGAACGATTGCAACCGCAGCTGAGGAATGTAAAAATCCAAAACGTGATATAATGATTGGTATTATCGGCTCGCTTGTTCTAACTACTATAGTTTATGTAACAATGGCAGGGCTTGTGACCGGTATTGCACCTTTTGATCAGTTAAATAACGACCAACCGCTTGCTTATGCTTTAACTATCAATAATAGCAAGATTGGCTCTGCTATTGTTGCAACCGGTGCGGTTTGCGGTATGATGACGGTATTGATGATGAATATTTACGGTACTTCTCGTATTTTTTATGCTATCGCACGTGACGGTTTGTTACCGAAAAGTTTTGCAAAGCTACACCCAAAATATGACAGTCCTTATATTACGATTATAATATTTGCTTCTTTAGCCGCTATCCTTGGAGGATTTTGCTCTACGGAATTATTAACTCAATTAACTTCAATGGGAGCATTAATTGATTATATAACCGTCACAATAATAGTGGTATTATTTAGGGTAAAGCTACCTGATGCTCAAAGACCTTTTAGATGTCCTTTAGTATTTATTATTGTACCGTTTATTTTAATTGCTTGTGCATACTTACTATTTATTCAAATATATGACGGTGAATTTAATCTATTAACGGCAGGTCGTGCATTAATATATTGGTTTATTACGATATTTGTTTTATATATTATAAGATCGTTCTTTATGAAAAAAGAACAGAATTAG
- the hisS gene encoding histidine--tRNA ligase, giving the protein MIEKLQPLRGMKDLLPDDYKVQDYIINKAREVGVLYGYKQMSTPILEYTKVFNRSMGESSDVISKEIYSFLDKSNDSVALRPEFTAGIIRSFISNGLQHKLPLKLFSTGPVFRYDRPQAGRQRQFHQLNYEYIGAKGAITDAETLKLAADILKVLEIEQDTTLELNSLGCSQSRSVYQQKLVEYLNDFKDQLSEESKIRLSKNPMRILDSKSEIDQKIIANAPVLSKYYTDESKEYFEDLLKYLDILGVKYSINPRLVRGLDYYCHTAFEFTTKKLGSQSTILAGGRYDGLAKIMGNNDDVPAIGFAAGIERIALMREYNISSLSLVAVLPIDENNIAYSLEIADKLRSQNIATIIESIGKIAKRMQRVLNENAKFIIFIGDEEQANNSLKLKDLEKQEEYIVDFTKALELINDSK; this is encoded by the coding sequence ATGATTGAAAAGCTGCAACCACTCCGAGGAATGAAAGATCTCTTGCCGGATGATTATAAAGTTCAGGACTATATAATTAACAAAGCAAGGGAGGTTGGAGTATTATACGGCTATAAGCAAATGAGTACTCCTATTTTGGAGTATACTAAAGTCTTTAACCGCTCGATGGGCGAAAGCTCTGACGTAATCAGTAAAGAAATATACAGTTTTTTAGATAAAAGTAATGACTCCGTAGCATTACGACCTGAGTTCACCGCCGGTATCATTAGAAGCTTCATCTCAAACGGTTTACAGCATAAATTACCCTTAAAGCTCTTCTCTACCGGTCCTGTTTTTCGTTATGATAGACCGCAAGCAGGGCGTCAAAGACAATTTCACCAGTTAAATTACGAATATATCGGTGCTAAAGGAGCAATTACCGATGCTGAAACTTTGAAGTTAGCCGCAGATATACTTAAGGTACTTGAAATAGAGCAGGATACTACATTAGAGCTGAATTCTCTTGGATGTAGTCAGTCAAGAAGCGTTTATCAGCAAAAACTGGTAGAATATCTGAATGATTTTAAAGATCAATTATCGGAAGAAAGCAAAATAAGATTATCCAAAAATCCAATGCGGATTCTTGATTCTAAAAGCGAAATTGATCAGAAAATAATAGCAAACGCACCGGTTTTATCTAAATATTACACTGATGAGTCTAAAGAATATTTTGAAGATCTGTTAAAATATCTCGATATTTTAGGCGTGAAATATAGTATAAATCCACGTTTGGTTAGAGGGCTTGATTATTATTGCCATACTGCTTTTGAATTCACTACGAAAAAGCTAGGGAGTCAATCCACTATTCTCGCCGGCGGACGTTATGACGGGCTTGCTAAAATCATGGGTAATAATGATGATGTGCCGGCTATTGGTTTTGCTGCCGGTATCGAGCGAATTGCTTTAATGCGGGAATATAATATATCTTCATTGAGTCTAGTAGCTGTATTACCGATCGATGAAAATAATATTGCTTACTCTTTAGAAATTGCTGACAAATTACGCTCGCAAAATATTGCTACTATTATAGAATCTATAGGTAAAATAGCTAAAAGAATGCAACGCGTTCTTAATGAAAATGCTAAATTTATTATTTTCATAGGTGACGAAGAACAAGCAAATAATAGCCTCAAACTTAAAGATTTAGAAAAACAAGAAGAATATATAGTAGATTTTACAAAAGCCCTTGAGCTAATTAATGATTCCAAGTGA